One part of the Phaenicophaeus curvirostris isolate KB17595 chromosome 2, BPBGC_Pcur_1.0, whole genome shotgun sequence genome encodes these proteins:
- the LOC138717670 gene encoding MAD2L1-binding protein-like yields the protein MPEQHLKQQNHSPGTEAESSPIVLRGGFLNTGELWRLSGHASELQLPACPAARPAQRYSSRLVPLRTTTPGVPRSRNARPPAGAHGSCSPSPGAVCKRGGSRWLREEGSAGGVSAGERSRRPGPGPEQEAAPPPATTGGSAAARTGCGGRDAGSRLGSRPAAPVMPRGGARSSRVGREAAAPRSGLGGFSPALDRREGAKRRRSEPGAACPSVRVSFPGAVSRESGCRFAVELLKHVLYQRQQLPLPYERLGCFCRRDEDASKKPPFLDPTSKKCQQLLTDLEGLFQHMEVMFSLTRVPRVLFLLGGNVMSPKELYELNLESICEGSAEESLETASCVRKLFHSLFVADVFSELEDLPVVGTVVMLLGHRGCGVDWFRPKLNYKVPTRGRKLTVNLSCDGGIDVSALAHQHMASAWEDYVWFQAPVTLKGFRECPVLCGTLVGH from the exons atGCCGGAACAGCACCTgaaacagcaaaaccacagcccTGGGACAGAAGCAGAAAGCTCTCCGATAGTGCTCCGAGGAGGCTTTTTAAACACGGGCGAGCTGTGGCGTCTGTCC GGACACGCATCAgaactacaactcccggcgTGCCCCGCGGCCCGCCCCGCTCAGCGTTACAGCTCCCGCCTCGTCCCGCTCAgaactacaactcccggcgTGCCCCGCTCCCGGAACGCGCGCCCTCCCGCAGGGGCCCACGGGAGCTGCAGTCCGAGCCCAGGGGCTGTTTGCAAACGCGGCGGGTCCCGCTGGCTGCGGGAGGAGGGGAGCGCGGGCGGCGTCTCTGCCGGGGAGCGGAGCCGGCGGCCCGGCCCGGGCCCGGAGCAGGAAGCGGCCCCTCCTCCTGCCACGACGGGCGGAAGCGCCGCTGCCCGCACCGGATGTGGCGGCCGCGACGCCGGAAGCCGCCTCGGAAGCCGCCCCGCCGCTCCCGTGATGCCTCGCGGCGGCGCCCGTTCGAGCCGCGTcgggcgggaggcggcggctccgcgctcCGGTCTCGGCGGCTTCTCCCCGGCCCTGGATCGCCGCGAAGGGGCGAAGCGCCGGCGGAGCGAGCCGGGGGCGGCGTGCCCTTCGGTGCGGGTGTCGTTCCCGGGCGCCGTGAGCCGTGAGAGCGGCTGCCGCTTCGCCGTCGAGCTCCTCAAGCACGTCCTGTACCAGCGGCAGCAGCTCCCGCTGCCCTACGAGCGGCTCGGCTGCTTCTGCCGTCGG GATGAAGATGCGAGTAAGAAGCCACCCTTCCTAGACCCGACAAGCAAGAaatgccagcagctgctgacgGACCTAGAGGGACTGTTCCAGCACATGGAAGTGATGTTTAGTTTGACACGTGTTCCTCGGGTTCTTTTTCTACTTGGAGGCAATGTTATGAGCCCCAAGGAGCTCTATGAGCTCAACTTGGAGAGTATCTGTGAGGGCAGTGCTGAGGAGAGCCTAGAAACCGCATCCTGCGTTCGCAAGCTTTTTCACTCCCTCTTTGTTGCGGATGTCTTCAGTGAACTCGAGGATCTCCCTGTCGTGGGCACTGTTGTCATGCTCCTGGGGCACCGCGGCTGTGGTGTTGACTGGTTCCGGCCCAAGCTCAACTATAAAGTGCCGACGCGAGGGAGGAAACTGACCGTGAACTTGTCCTGTGATGGAGGCATCGACGTGAGCGCCTTGGCTCATCAGCACATGGCTTCTGCTTGGGAGGATTATGTCTGGTTTCAAGCACCGGTGACCCTCAAAGGCTTTCGAGAATGTCCTGTGCTCTGTGGAACTCTAGTGGGACACTGA